A single region of the Maniola jurtina chromosome 6, ilManJurt1.1, whole genome shotgun sequence genome encodes:
- the LOC123866012 gene encoding uncharacterized protein K02A2.6-like, translating into MDHYPLPRIEELFAALSGGQEYSKIDLTTAYMQVPLHPESQACTAISTHIGTYAFKRTPYGLNCVPQKFQKIMEETLRGLPNTVVFLDDICITGKDRETHKNNLRAVIERLATMGLTVKINKCKFLQKSVSYLGFIIDKHGLHPDMTKVEAIVKAPTPGNVTQLKAFLGLINYYGKFVPNLSSLLHPLYSLLKKNQPWNWDINCEDAFINIKNILASDRVLCHYDPALPLVLSVDSSSYGIGAVLAHVFADGTERPISCASRTLGDTEKNYSQLDKEALAIMYGVQKHHQYLFGRKFILKTDHKPLVYIFGPKGGIPQTAASRLQRWAAQLAAYDFDINYVKSKCNGNADALSRLPLEGKKHDSPVKSENHYLLYMNETLPVSYKEIAVEIKKDNLLSRIYGYIMFGWPEKCKEDEQAFFVRRAELYIDHGCILYKYRLIIPQSLQERVLFEIHSGHLGIVKMKSIARNYVYWPSIDKDIESVGQKCEACRNVRDAPPKTTLHPWEFPAGPWKRLHADFAQFHGKYYIVVVDAYSKWLEVEQIRSTAAYDTIKFFRSLFSRFGLIDQLVTDNGPPFQSAEFKEFCSKNIIRHVTSSPYRPQGNGAAENAVKTVKKTIKKAVLEGEDIHASLCRFLLQYRNCPHATTGVEPAVALLGRRLRNRLDAMRPSTSKIVADAQSKQIESSGGVVRKFDIGDKILTRNYSTKDNKWIEGDIIEKTGPVSYKILLNKGNICRRHTDQILPLRNSRFSWNVGPGSEPESTEISITDQYVNTRPRRRNQNAKESYSPGKDVEESTTQLESQECGEQTSTLTPPPRPGWVLSPTSELDDDGGRSPCLESPVEIMERPKRACRLRKKE; encoded by the coding sequence atggatCATTATCCGTTGCCGCGCATCGAAGAATTATTTGCAGCCTTGAGCGGTGGTCAGGAATATTCTAAAATTGATCTGACGACCGCGTACATGCAAGTACCTCTCCACCCCGAGTCGCAAGCGTGTACTGCGATTTCAAcgcacataggtacctacgcttTCAAACGTACACCTTATGGGTTGAACTGTGTCCctcaaaaattccaaaaaattatGGAAGAGACTCTTAGAGGTTTACCAAACACGGTTGTCTTTTTAGATGATATTTGCATAACGGGAAAAGATCGCgaaacacataaaaataatctgAGAGCTGTAATCGAAAGATTGGCGACTATGGGCCtaactgtaaaaataaataaatgtaaattcttACAAAAAAGTGTGTCATACCTAggatttattattgataaaCATGGTTTGCATCCGGACATGACAAAAGTGGAGGCTATTGTGAAAGCTCCAACACCGGGAAACGTGACTCAATTGAAAGCTTTTCTAGGCCTAATAAATTACTATGGCAAGTTTGTTCCTAACTTAAGTTCATTGCTACATCCATTATATTctcttttaaagaaaaatcagCCATGGAACTGGGATATAAATTGCGAAGACGCATTTATAaacataaagaatattttagcAAGCGACAGAGTGTTATGTCATTACGATCCAGCGCTTCCGTTAGTTTTATCAGTAGATAGTAGCTCGTATGGTATAGGGGCAGTTCTGGCGCACGTATTTGCCGACGGAACGGAACGGCCGATCAGCTGCGCGTCTAGAACGCTCGGGGATACAGAGAAGAACTACAGTCAACTAGATAAAGAAGCATTGGCGATAATGTACGGGGTACAAAAACATCACCAATACCTCTTTGgtagaaaatttattttaaaaacggaCCATAAACCTCTGGTGTATATTTTTGGGCCAAAAGGGGGCATTCCACAAACGGCAGCAAGTCGACTACAACGTTGGGCGGCTCAATTGGCAGCGTATGATTTTGACATCAATTACGTGAAATCAAAATGTAACGGCAATGCGGACGCGTTATCTCGTCTACCATTAGAGGGAAAAAAACACGACAGTCCAGTCAAATCCGAAAATCATTATTTACTATATATGAATGAAACGTTACCGGTAAGTTATAAAGAGATTGcagtagaaataaaaaaagataatttATTGAGTCGAATTTATGGATATATTATGTTCGGATGGCCAGAGAAGTGTAAAGAGGATGAGCAGGCATTTTTTGTGAGGCGCGCAGAGCTGTATATTGATCATGGgtgtattttatacaaataccGATTAATAATTCCTCAAAGTTTACAGGAACGGGTCTTATTTGAAATACATTCAGGACATTTAGGAATTGTAAAAATGAAGTCTATTGCCAGAAATTATGTATATTGGCCTTCTATAGATAAAGATATCGAGTCGGTGGGACAGAAGTGTGAAGCATGTCGAAATGTACGGGACGCTCCTCCTAAAACCACTTTACATCCATGGGAATTTCCGGCGGGACCTTGGAAACGACTACATGCGGACTTTGCTCAATTCCATGGTAAATATTATATCGTCGTAGtcgatgcttatagtaagtggTTAGAAGTGGAACAAATACGTAGTACCGCGGCGTACGATACCATTAAATTTTTTCGTAGTTTATTTTCTAGATTTGGGCTAATTGACCAACTGGTGACCGACAATGGCCCGCCGTTCCAAAGTGCAGAGTTTAAGGAGTTCTGCAGTAAAAATATAATCAGGCATGTTACATCTTCACCGTATAGACCGCAAGGAAACGGAGCAGCCGAGAATGCGGTTAAAACCGTgaagaaaactattaaaaaggCGGTGTTAGAAGGGGAAGACATACACGCTAGCTTATGTcgatttttattacaatatagaAACTGTCCACATGCAACCACAGGAGTAGAACCGGCAGTAGCTCTGTTAGGGAGGCGCCTGCGGAATAGACTAGACGCGATGCGCCCGAGTACATCGAAGATAGTTGCGGATGCACAAAGCAAGCAAATAGAAAGCTCGGGCGGAGTCGTACGAAAATTCGATATCGGAGATAAAATATTAACACGAAATTACTCCACAAAGGACAATAAATGGATCGAAGGGGATATAATAGAAAAAACGGGGCCAGTATCGTACAAAATATTGCTAAACAAAGGAAATATTTGTCGCAGACACACAGATCAAATATTACCACTGAGGAATAGTCGTTTCTCATGGAACGTCGGACCCGGATCAGAACCAGAAAGTACGGAGATAAGTATTACGGATCAATATGTAAACACAAGACCGCGGAGACGAAACCAAAATGCCAAGGAGTCGTATTCACCCGGGAAGGATGTAGAGGAGTCCACAACTCAGTTGGAGTCGCAGGAGTGCGGGGAGCAAACGTCGACCTTGACGCCGCCGCCGCGACCTGGGTGGGTACTATCCCCGACGTCCGAGCTAGACGACGACGGGGGACGGTCGCCATGTCTAGAATCCCCAGTTGAAATTATGGAAAGACCTAAGAGAGCGTGCCGGCTACGTAAAAAAGAGTGA